The Apostichopus japonicus isolate 1M-3 chromosome 1, ASM3797524v1, whole genome shotgun sequence DNA segment GAAGCACCTAAGTCCGATACTCGCTATAttgcaacaaaaagacaataaaatattcaacaatCAACGAACAGTAAATGTTTgaatataaatttcatttaaatttcaaaagagCTGTCGGTAGAGCTATTTTCTTTATAGTTTTCTCTTTTGATCGATATCCTACCTAACATTTATATCCAGGTTTAACATACATCTTCCTACCACAGTAAACGTGTATCCTTTCACCTAGATcttgaaattaattaaataaaaaggTAAATGTCAGCTGACGTTTTGAGGGATAAAAAAGTATTTGATAAATAACCGAAACCATAAGTTTACCAAGTTTAACCAGGTTTATAAAACGCCGAGAGAGGATGAACTGAAtcaaaaaaaagttattctaAGGCGGCACAATCAACGGAAAATATaaatcgaatttgtgtttaCCAAAGCAGAGGTGGCTTTGTTTTCTGGTCTGTTGTACTTTGATTGATAGATGACCTTTTCCACTGGTTTTTGGCTACGGGCATCCTTGGTGTGAGGATTAGTTGACCGAGGCTAGCGAGACATGAAGACATAAACTAAGATTAGTAGTTGCATTTGTtcattaaagtttgaaattataTTGCACGCAAATGTATTTATCTGTCGGCCAACAAACTGTAGAGATAAGGGCGGTATTCATAATGAGTCATATGATTGCCAAAagaatatgtaaatgaatgCCACAAAGAAACACATCTGATCAAGTTATGCAGAATGCAAATCACCTTGGCAAAACACTTTGATGTGACGGACATGAGGCCTTCTGGAAATAAGTTTGTAATTAAAAAACTACCAATccgaaaattaaaatatatttaaaagaaatgatGTAGCATATTTACTAGTGTATAACAAAACatgttgttgatttttcttGTTGCAGCTACCAGACTCTCTTTTCCTTCAGATAGCTCCATTATAGTTACACACTCTGACCGTTTGTCCAGACGTCCTGTTGTGATTACAGTTCGGCCATCTCGACTATATTTTGCAAACTGGCAATCAACTTCTCCTTGTTTCTTGGACCACAACATGAAAATACACCCTTCTTTGTCTGTGCAGGCACTTAATGGACAATACTCATCTCTTCCGATAGCCTTCATTTCATGTGCGAGAACTGATAGACCGCCTTGCCTCGTAACTATGTAGGCTCTTTTTGCACTTTCATCACAGACCAGGAGATCGCGTTCAAGAATTAGAATATCTGCTATGGAAGTAACGATCTTTGACAAATCTAGAGTTTGCACGTGGCAAAGATGTTCGTTAAAGACATATATATTCAAGTTGCTTGCACCCACATATATTTCCTGAGTGACTCGATCTGTGGCTACACACAATAGACGCCATGTGTCTCCCCACGATGGGATGATTTTCGAAATGTCCTTCTGCAACAATCTTGACAAATCCTGagtattacaaatatttatcaaattaaacTTTGAAACAATAACGACCTTTGAATCTGAAAGAGAGGCAATGAAACATATTGGAACAGCTTTTCCTGCCTCAATTGTTGTGAATTTTCTTTGCTCTCCTTCGAAATCTATAATAGCAAGAAATGAGTTATATCGTGATTCATAACCCGTGATCGCTATGCAGTTTTTCCCGCAACTAGTTATACTTTGAATCTTTTGCTTGGTACctttcattttatcaattttgatGACTCTAACAGATTTGGTGCTCAATATCGAGGCTAGTTCAAAGGATTCCTTTTCAAAATCATCAGCCAATCTCTTGCAGGCGATGTGTAACTCAGGCAGGCATTGTGTGGTAATCCTATCATCGTCAGCGTGATGAATGCTTTCCCTTGTTGCGTTATTATTAAACATTCTGCCTGCTAATTGATTAACAACTTtcgatattttcaaaactttggCTACTTTCTCTTCCTGTTTCTGTTTTGCTCTTTGATTTTGTTTCTCCATCTTCTTCTCTATTTGTTTTTGCTCGCTTGATAATTTTTGTAGGGCAATGATGTGATTTTTGTCCAACGTTTCTCTCTCTTCTTTGTCGTCCTTGTGAATCTCATCTAGTTTGTTGTCATATTTCTCATTGATTTGTCGAATTTCTCTCTTTCTGTCTTCTGCAATCGACGCCTCTTTCTTTTGCAAAATTTGATCCAACTTATCTTTACTTTTCTTTAGGCAGTCTTTCTCTTTTCTAGTCTTATCCTTCATTGCAAGAATTCTTTCATGTTGGTCTTTCGTTTTCTGGGCACTGGattatacattgtctctataCTGGCATTTGTTTCTTCAATTCGTTTATTCAATTCTCTGTACTTTTCATTGCATATCTGTAGAACTTCTTTCACTTCAATTAACTTTACCTTTTCGTTTGCAGCAAGAGACTTCATGTCACAAGTTTTATGTTCTGCATGACCTAGAGCAGCGCATTTAAAACACACTGGAAGGTTATTGCAAGTCGAGCAGCAAAGATCGACTGTTAACTCAACGTGTACGTGACACTTCTGAGGTTCCTTTAGAAATAAATATCTTTGCAAATCGAAACCGTCTGATGCGCAATACTTGGCGGATATCACTTTTTCTTTATGATCACGAATGCTCTTGTTTGTAAGATGAAGTTGATAACATATGTCACATAGAAAGTTTTTACATTTAAAACAGTAACCAGCCACATGTATAGATTCTTTGGAACAGCCATAACAGTAAATTATAGCTTTTCCGTTGAACGAAGACTTAATTTTTTGAAATTCGACTATGTTTTCCATGTGATAGTCTGTTTTGAAGCCATCCAATCCTTTATCTGGTAAGCTACACGTGTGTGAGCATGTAGGACATTCCAAATGCTTTCCATGGGGCACTTCTACTACTTTTGTCAAGCATCCCTTACAAAATCGATGAAAACACGGTAAACGCTTCGGTTCTGTAAAGTAATCTTTACAGATAGAACAACGGACTTCAACATTCTGTGAATTCGACGAAAGATCTATAGTTGTCCTGTAGATGGAAACCAAAGAAGAATACGAAACAGTCAACGATCTTCTTACATGTGAAGTTTGTCAATGGCATGCAAATAGTTTCAGACCTCAAGTAAGGAATTTGTTTAACAGGATAAGGGCCAAATGTACATTACAATACAACtatcaaaataatatgaaatgtttGACATTCTTCTCAAATGCGATGGCATAAATACATGTACGCAACTTACGCGATAAGGTCACTTTCTTCTAAACAGTCTTCTAAACGACTCTCTTCACAACTGATATTGGCAACGCTGGGAGTATAACAATTATCTGTGGAAGCAGATATCGACGTATTAATAAACTtttaatatatatcaaatatttacgAAATTCATTGAACATCAGTAAAAATTACATTTAAGAGTTTACGATGAATCAATTTTAAGTGTTTAGGTCACTTTTCTAATAAGCGTCATTTTTAACGATTTTGTGAATAGGATGCATTGAAGGAGACAGCCACCGTACAAAACCCCAAATGACTTTGAAATGGCTTTAAAGTCTGAAAACAGTTTTATTCAACTTCAAAATAAGATAGTAACATAAAAAACTAATTGTTTGGTTATAGGCTACgaattaatatctcataaatttGAACATGAGTATACGGTAAACAATGTTGATGTAAAAACACTTCATGAATACTCTTAGATCTAACTTGTTCAAGGTTTCATAGATAAGCCCACTCGTGTAACGCCCGACAGCGAAACTCTTCTTGACAATCTTTTTACTAATGTGCCAAATAAAGTTTAATTGTTTGGTATTATTACGTACGGTATTACCCTATTTTAACCTGTTTCCATAACAACCTACTTTATCAAACACTTTTTACCCCTAAAGCACATTTGTTCGCCCCATAACTGATGTGAAACGTACACTTTGTTTATCACAAAATTACCAATGAAAACTGTTATAATATTTTAAACCAGAATTAAGCTGATTCCGCATTACTTTATATTTCAAGAAATTGTACTCATCTTACTATAATTTCCGTTGGAACGTCACAAACCCCGTAACAGCAAATCTTATTGCAACAGTAGCATTTCTAATTATTGTCTTacaaagcaaaaattgtacaaaaaatacGTTAAGGATCCAAATGACAGCTACCGCCGTGATTAGGTTAGATTTTGTTATAGAATAAATACTGTTATTCAGAACTGCTAAAAGAAGACATCATTTTTATTCGCTCTTAAGcgacaacaataataataccaaacGTTATAGGGGTATATAAAagtcaattataaaaaaaaaacattccactTAGCCATTGTCTTCAGAAGATACACTATAATGGTATCGAATTTGTGCACGATATTCAAGAATGATTTTACCTTTGACTTATAGCTAGCCAATAAAAAACTCATCCAGTGACTTACTAAGTTTAATATACTCCCAAGTGTAAAGTTTATGAGTTCCTCTTTACAAGTGGTAATGTTATAAACAAGCTCTATTAGCAGATTTGCAATCAAATAAGTGATGACCACTGACAGCCCAAAATCGTTTTCAAGTCCTAACTTTATCACATTTCCTTGTTCTATCGTGCACTGAATAAACACGGTTCAAATGAAACTTTACAATATACACCACTTACCCTGAGGGGCAACTGCCATACATCTCAAAAATTCCCTCTGAACGTCCTCCTGTATTCCACGTAGCTTCAATTGGTTCAAGGCATTAAGAAGCACTGATATATCAGTTTCTTTTATAATACCCCTCTGGATAAGTGTGTTGACAAATTCTAGTTCTTCGCCCTGCAACCTTGCATGCAATGCCGGCGGAAAGTTAAAATAAGTTGTAAGTTTTGCAATAACTGGATTGGTCAGTTGATCAGCTACATATAGTTTAAAAAGCCCAAATCCTGAAGGAAAGCAACATGCACAAAAACTGTTAGTACTGATTGTGCATTTTTATATTCATCATATTCCACTCAATACACCAGCAGCTACAAGTAAGTTGTAATATTTATCTGCAATTGACTACAAATTCAACTGTGATTGAAAACCAATTGAAACCAGAAAGCTAGgtagctttgtgattccttgtcatATAATATGCTCAAATTCCACAGAACCATATCCACATCTCACAAAATGTAGAGCAAGTTAGTTCAGTTTGTCAAAGAATTAAGTGATAACTTTTGTGATAACCAAGAAGCTTTCCAGTTTGCATAACTCCCTTGTGGTCATCAAAGGTTTTTAGGGGGTCAAAGATGAGCCTGATTAAACATGCACTCATTGAATTATACTGTAGCTTTTACAGGGTATTCAGACTATAACCACAAATGACCATTAATAAACAAGATGAATGCACAAACCAAGTGTGGAGGTCATctacaatgaaatatttgagTTACAGTATGCAGAAGCAAGCATCACATTCCAGAGAATAATTTGgtgttcacattttgtaaaGCGGTTTTGGGAGACCTGGATGTTGTCTTTTATAAATGCTATTGTTTTCTGTGCACACAaattatttgtaagtattggAACCAAAATTGATTCACAAAGACAATTACGCAAGTATGTAAGTCTTCACATTCATACCAGTTAGACTTCCGTCTGTTCCATCCATGTCACGTTCTGCCAaagaacaataaaaatatattacatcATGTGCAAGTTGCTAAGCGTATATCTAGTTCGTTTATTGTACAAGAATATCTATCTTATAGAAGTTTGCAACCAGTCACAACAGACTAAATATCCCAATAAGAATGTTGAAAGAAATTGTTTCCATGGGACAGTTGGAGAACAGAACAGGGTTATCGGTGTTGCTGCATACAAAACCAGAAAGAAAGTTCCATTAGTGATTCTTTGAATCAAACAAACACTTCATATTCGAACATTAAACAGTAGTACTGCAAACACTATTACCGACTTCAAATGATCAGAAATGTTCTTGCAATAATGTGAACCCACctctaccaagtatgaagttcattcaaGCTTCTTTTACTCACTAATGTGGATCAACATGCATATTATGATGTTAATAAAGATTTAACTCtggaattttgcattttctgtgtTTTCATATTTGACGCAGGCTGACATCACAGGACCTTTGAAATTCATAAAACAGGTGAGACCCTGCAACTTGACTTGTTGACTGTAATACTGAAATGACTTTGACCTGAATAAAGGTGCACTCATTGAATTATACTGACGCTTCCACAGGGTATTCAGAatttgacctcagatgaccatTTGGTTAATAAGATGAATTTCACAAACCAAGTGTGGAGTTCATGTACAATGAATTATTTAAGATACAGTGTGCATAAGCAAGCATCACATACCAGGGGATAATTTGGTGTTCAAATTCTGTATAGCAGTTGTGGAAGACATGAATTTTGTCTATTATAATGCTATCGTGTCAGTGCAAAGTTGTTAGTACTGGAACCAAAATTGATCCTTAAAGACAATTACGCAAGTATTTTGTTCTTCACATTCATACCAGTTCGACTTCTGTCTGTTCCATCCATGTTCAATTCTGCCAAAGAAAAAAGGATAACATCATGTACACGTTGCCAAGCGTATATTTAGTTCGTTTCATTGTACAATTGTACACGTATTTAAAAAATGGTATGCAACCAGTGACATCAGACTATAAATCCCAATTATAATGTTGAAATTGTTTGGCAATTTGAATCTACTGTTCATACCTGCAAGCAATTATTGATTTATAAAGTTTGGTCAATCTTTTCTGGCTTATTGTACACCAATGTAATCACAAGACATATCATCATGCTAATTGAGTTGAAACCTTTCTGCAATAGATCACTATAATTTATTGGTAGAGAGACATAAACTTCTTGCACAAGTTTTAAATAGTTTATGTATTCAGAGGTTAATGATATGGAAAATGTCATTGATTACCACATGTGACGACCATCTTATACGTTATGACAATAAAGTTACATGGTGATGTACTGTaacaaatgttgatttaattttACATGAACATACAATAGCTTAATTTTGCTTAATGATTGAACTTGctctgttttatttcatttcccaTAAGATCTTTTAGTGTTAGCTATCACTGACTTCAGGTGATCAGCAATGCTCTTGCACCAATATATTCATTTGAATCCACCAGTAGCaattatgtttttgtaaaggTAACGTACATATAATGTGTGTTCATTTATGACTTCCTTTGCATCTACTCGGTTTTCAACCTTGACATGTGTCGATACCTATTAACCATGACCTCCACCCATCTTAATATGGTTTTTGCAGCCACCATGTGGCATTTACATACTAACCACCAACTTCATTCAACCTTCGCCAGGTGGCAAGTTATCATGTGTAGTAGGTTTATAGACTGTGACCTCTCTTTATAtttaatgaactttgacctccaccaaatgCAACACAGTCTTTGTTCTCACAATGGACCATATACATAACAATTATGGACTTGAACCAAGTTTCAAAGTAGTGAGTTATCATGCTAACAAGGTTTTAAGGGTATGGCATttgttgacatcaaatgactTATTAcaccaccaatttcaatacttGTACTTTTCAAGTACTTGTACTCACAAAGGGGCAGGTATATACCAAGCATGAACTTCCAAATTACATTTTccgagttatcatgtttacaagccaaggtgACACACTGCACGCCAGCGGTGCGTCTTACGTTCGAAATGAGGGCTACAAGATGATATTCTTTTTCTCATTGTTCAAATCCCCGCCTGCAATAATCATTACCACAATGGGCACTGATGGTCATATCTGCCTGCTCTTCTTTTATCTCTCCTAGTAGCTCTTAACTTACCACAAACCTCGTGGTATATTTCATGAACCTCTATTTATAATGGATGAGTCCGGCCAATTACTTCTCTGCTGCCAAGTATGATACCTGTGATCACATGGCCTGCAATGTGCAGTTTCAAACCCATTATATTCAATGCATAGCACAAATAAAACATGGAAGCACAGATCCTGACGCAGCAACTAAATCATTTCGGACATATCATTCGAGCGGACGAATCCCTGGAAAAACCAATAATGATGGGAATGGGTGATGGATCACGGAAGATGGGCAGGCCACGAGCACGATGGATGGTGTCAAGCAGGCGACTGGCCTGACTCTGGATGGACTGCAAGGGGCAACCAGGAGCCGGAAGGATTGAAGGATGAAAGTCATGGTTATCACCAGGGGTCGGACACGACTCGACGGCACAAGCTAACAAGTTAACAAATTTTAGCATGTTTGTTTCCAGTGGGATATTTGATTTTCATATGTTCACATTTTTTATACTATGGTGTAAAATTTCTTGCTGCTTTTTTTGCTACTATATGTTTCAATACGAGAGTCTTCTGTGTTTCTTAAGAGAGTTTggctttgcatatatatttaggGGAGATTAATACACAGGGAATTGCACATATAATGCAAGAATTGCTACATTAGTTCAAGATTAAATCTGGAGACAACATGTATTGCTCTTGAAATTATTTTCCCTTGATTATCACAATTCTATGGTTTCACTCTCCAGATGTAGTTTTTTTGTCATTTGGTTGTGATCATTGCAATTGAATTGGGGAATGTGTTCGGAAGTTGTGTTGCCTAGATTGACCTTGTGTACTGGCACCCATGTAACAGTGTTATAATAAACATATACGGAAATGTAATTTTGGCCACATTTTCTGGATTCTCGTAAACGAGTTAAGCAGAGTTTACACTCGGTGTGACTACTTCTGTTCGTTACAAAACGTTTTTCTTATGCCAAATGAACTAATGTTTAATTAATAACCCtaaaattttataaaaattacGACATTCACGTCGGATACGCTTATCAATAACTTTCTTACTATTACATTTTCAAAGGACTTACAGAAAATACTCTTATTGTGGACGTCTCTCGCAGCCACTATCCGGAGAACCTCAGGCAACGTGCGCTCTCTGTGCTTCCTCTGTCAGGTACACATACGTACGTGTTAGCTCTTACGGTATGTATAAGAGGAAGAAATGAATGGTTGTGTTGTTCGCCAAAAACAATTGGATTAGTTGCACGTCGGGTATCACGCCGGCATTAATTTTAAAAAAGCCAGTCCATGAAATTGGCTATTTAACAAACAAATCTGCATTGTTGCTAGGATGTCAGTTTTGGACGGCTGGTGTATTGGACAGAACATACAGAACATTGATACACGCGCCCGAATTTCTTTTGCAAGAAAAGCCACGAGCTGTTTGAAGAATTCCCGCTAAAATTATTCCCACACAACCCAGGAACAATATACAAAAAGTAAATCATATGACAACTGCGTGGACACAAACACATTGAtctgtgatatatatttatagcacCGTTTAATCTGAGGGACTAAATATTAGCAAATTACAAAGGTCAATGAGATTTTTAAGGAACTACTCGAAcaattgaatataatatatcaacgttAGTGCAGGATCAAAGATCGGTACAGTGATTGCGTTATTTGTATTTGATGTTGTAGATTTAAATATCTACGaaatctttgaaacaaacacacaaacggTATCCATATCACTCTTTGACATTGATAATGGAACCGAATCAGTAcaaaaattggcaattttttttttttttttttttgagttcaAGGTACGCAATGAAGTAAACATCAGTAGAAACGAGATTATATTTACAGAGTTTTGAATATATTTAGATATGCAGCTGGTTACAACTTTAAACGTCGAATTCTTAAAGGTTTATGACAATTAAATCATTCTTTGGTGTTTTGGTCACTGTTAGCTAATGGTCGtcattttgaaagattttgtTAATAGAACGCAGTGACGAAGACAGTCACCGTACAAAACCCCGAATGACTTTGAAATCAATGTACCTTGTGCGCCAACAATATCATATGCAAGTCTTACAACAGTCAATTCAACTTCAAAGTAGGCTACAAAGACACAAAGCTAGACATTTACACATTAATATACTGTGCTGAAAGTCTGGCTAGGCTAAGCTGAACATTAAACTAGTAACGAACTTGCGAAAAATACCTATCAAATGTCTACGGGTATATGTGATGCTTAATAGCGGTTTCAACTATTTTGTACCAGAGGTTACGTTTTAAAATCATCATACCATTTTGTATCATCAACTTTTGAATTATTTTCTCAATCCCTACAGGTTAAATGTacgaaaatgaaatattctaaTTCACCATACATCAGGATTGTGAAgaattgtatgtatgtaggtgTAATTATGTGGGCTCTTACGGTTTGTATACGTGAAAGTAACGGGAATGGTTGCGttgtaagaaaaaaatgtttggatGAACCTTGGGGGTATCACGctgttatttaattaaaaaacaaaataaagtcCATGTGATTGGCTACTTACAGCTGCACTACTAGTAAGGAATCTGTTTTACTACTAGGAAATCCGGTGTTACCTGACAGAACATACACCACATTTAAACACGCAGCATGAACAAGAGCAGACTATACAGAGTGAATCGTCGATACACTTATCATTAGAGTCCAATCTTCGTTATACCAAGTTAGTCTTACGCCGAAGGACCTAATGCCTATTTGACGTTTTAAACCTCTTAAAATTAAACACACATAACGTTAGTCACGTTGCATACGCTAATCAATGATCATCTTACAATTAAATGTTCAAAGGACTTACAGGAAATGGGCTTATTGTAGACTTCACTGGCAGCCACTATCCGGAGGACCTCAGACAACGTACGCTCTATGTGCTTCCAATATTAGGTGCAGTAGGTGTTAGCTCTTAGTCCTACGGTATGTATACGTGAATACAAAGGGAACGGGGAAACGGTTGTGTTGTATTACGAGGTGTTTGATTGGTTGTACATCGGGTGTGTTGCGGGTAtttccagagccgtatatttagaaCATTTAGAAACAATAGTCCATGCGATTGGCTACTTAACGTGCGCTATATGTTCTTCCAATATCAAGTGCACATACGTAGGCCTACGTGTTAGCTCTTATGGTATGTGTACGTGAATATAAAAGAAACGGTTGTGTTGCATTACGTGGAATTTGATTGGTTGCACGTCGGGTGTGTTGAGGGTATTACATTTAGAAGCACAAATGTCGATGTGATTGGCTATTCAACAGACACATCTGCATTATAACTATGAAATCAGTTTTTGGAAGGCGTGGGGGTTTGACAGAACAAACAGCTCCCGAATTTCTTTTGCAAGAAGAGCCATCAGCGTCATTGACAAGAATAGACTATCAATCGAGTCCAAAGTTGGTGGTATAAGTTGTATTTTTCAGTACTGATAGGTAGCCTACAATCAAAACGGTGTACTTGTTCCCACTGAAAAAAAGTTCTTTGCAAGTAGGCAGCAATCAGTTGTCCTTTTTTGTTTAAGTTTGTGACGTACATGGAACTACCAGCAAGTCAGTTCCTACTGGATATAACAACGCTTTGAAATGCTACGGTTGCATTCATCTCAAATCAAAGACCAAATTTGCAAATCCACCCCTACCTAGCACATGGTCGAGATTTCTTGATTTCGTCGTAAAATGACAGTCTTTGAGCGGTGAGCAACATCAGATAGCAACCAAGTTTGTTCCCAAGAGTTGCGACGTTATTTCCCTGTCAAACTTGCCACTGCCACATGAAGAAAGTTATCATGCCGTCTGCTACAGTCTGTTTACAGACGAACAGAGGGTAGAAAGATGCATCAATAGAAATTTACCCATAATTACTTCAACTTTGTAAGTGTGACCAAACATGTATAACGAAGGCAAAACTGCTTTGTTCCCATATAGTAGGCCCTAGTACATTAATATAACAATCCAACGGCAAGGATGTTGATATTTTGATAGCATATATGCCTAGGTCCCAGTTAGACTTAATTAGAACAAGCTTTACATATATAGACTACTTCGACCCCCAGTGCTGAATGTTACCAAAGTTCGGTCACCAAAGCCTCGAATTTGATTCTGATTCAACGATTTCTTACCAAATACTTTTGAATTGCATATTATGGTGTTACCGTGATTCTATGGTTGATCACCTTTAaaacattacaatacaataaacGCTAGTCTAGGCTTACTAAGTTTTATCAGTAATTATTACAAACGTTTTGAGAAGGAATTCACTGCATGCTAATGTGTTTTTCACATAGGCTTTCCTTGACAAGGGTATGCTGGGAATGCTATATTTATGGCACGAAAAACTAGGGGATGCACACAATTAGGCAGATGTAGTATACTGGCATTAGCCTAGGCTTTAGGTGTTAAGGAAAGTTGTGAGGTTTGTAGGATAACTGTAAGTGAAAATGCTTACACTGTAGACTCTAGTATTTAAAGCTtccaagaaagtgttaataAACATAGGCATTGCCACTTGAAAAGTATTATGCAACAGCACGCACTGGCGGAGCTGTTAGGCTTGCCCCATTTCTAACAGTtacacaaaaatattttgtacgTTCAGTACAGGGAGAAACCAAAACTCTTTTGCTACATGCGGTTGAGCAATAATCCAAAAGGCAACAGCTCCAACGTTTGTAACACATATTAGAACAGACACGCTTTGCATATATTGTAAGTCGTTCAATCTTTGTGAAATAACcattttttgttaaaaaaagaCATCATCTGCATAATGTAAGCTCCATATTGGTAGCAAAAATTACGATTTATTCGAATtattttagaaatgtttaaaatttagTGCACATATTTAAATATTGCCTTGTATTTGCCACTACTAGGGTTTGTTGACTAGGTGCAAAATAATTACTTTGGTGCACAATTATTGGCTATGGGAGGACTCTATAACCACATTTATTGACAAGGTAAAGGCTGAGCTATGATAAAAATTCACTTCGTATATTGTCTATTAGTTTGTACTTAAATGTTACTGGTTCGATATGTTGATCTTACTGccatagaagaagaagaaatgtttaGTAACGTATTTCTTAGCCGTTTCAATGTAACAAGTAGCAGTGGTTTTCATTACCACCGGCTAACGTTAGATATAATATAATGTTTCATATCAGTTTCCACGAGAAACTTTAGAAGATGGTTTCAGGAATCAATCAGCAATTCTGACGGCAGCAGGCACGACTACAATGATAGCAACAGTgataacaacaatgaaatttcaTCAGGTTCTGTCCCTGTTTACATCACGTTTGCTTCATTCGATTGGAgaattgaataaatttaatttaaaaatcccttctatatatttatgtaaaattGACCTTCTTCCAAAGCTGAGTTCACCATCTTAAGTAATGCACAATTTGACTGCTTGgatcaatatttcaaaactcA contains these protein-coding regions:
- the LOC139970057 gene encoding uncharacterized protein isoform X1, with product MKDKTRKEKDCLKKSKDKLDQILQKKEASIAEDRKREIRQINEKYDNKLDEIHKDDKEERETLDKNHIIALQKLSSEQKQIEKKMEKQNQRAKQKQEEKVAKVLKISKVVNQLAGRMFNNNATRESIHHADDDRITTQCLPELHIACKRLADDFEKESFELASILSTKSVRVIKIDKMKGTKQKIQSITSCGKNCIAITGYESRYNSFLAIIDFEGEQRKFTTIEAGKAVPICFIASLSDSKVVIVSKFNLINICNTQDLSRLLQKDISKIIPSWGDTWRLLCVATDRVTQEIYVGASNLNIYVFNEHLCHVQTLDLSKIVTSIADILILERDLLVCDESAKRAYIVTRQGGLSVLAHEMKAIGRDEYCPLSACTDKEGCIFMLWSKKQGEVDCQFAKYSRDGRTVITTGRLDKRSECVTIMELSEGKESLVAATRKINNMFCYTLPRSTNPHTKDARSQKPVEKVIYQSKYNRPENKATSALRVSDLGASTSGYSSTRKTMQPGTTQTVTAKAKAPILLQPNQQVIQCSDNRYVKRNISTTEINSEVRKQQGNREKSLMGGKSSEALKRTYPTASNYSPFSSSSARNTDVKKNKKEDATSAISKMPAQRLSGEPVYLSHTEVRKQQGNREKSLMGGKSSEALKRTYPTASNYSPFSSSSARNTDVKKYKMEDATSAIPNMPTQRLFGEPVNFSQTEQIRTLLSKK
- the LOC139970057 gene encoding uncharacterized protein isoform X2, producing MKDKTRKEKDCLKKSKDKLDQILQKKEASIAEDRKREIRQINEKYDNKLDEIHKDDKEERETLDKNHIIALQKLSSEQKQIEKKMEKQNQRAKQKQEEKVAKVLKISKVVNQLAGRMFNNNATRESIHHADDDRITTQCLPELHIACKRLADDFEKESFELASILSTKSVRVIKIDKMKGTKQKIQSITSCGKNCIAITGYESRYNSFLAIIDFEGEQRKFTTIEAGKAVPICFIASLSDSKVVIVSKFNLINICNTQDLSRLLQKDISKIIPSWGDTWRLLCVATDRVTQEIYVGASNLNIYVFNEHLCHVQTLDLSKIVTSIADILILERDLLVCDESAKRAYIVTRQGGLSVLAHEMKAIGRDEYCPLSACTDKEGCIFMLWSKKQGEVDCQFAKYSRDGRTVITTGRLDKRSECVTIMELSEGKESLVAATRKINNMFCYTLPRSTNPHTKDARSQKPVEKVIYQSKYNRPENKATSALRVSDLGASTSGYSSTRKTMQPVTAKAKAPILLQPNQQVIQCSDNRYVKRNISTTEINSEVRKQQGNREKSLMGGKSSEALKRTYPTASNYSPFSSSSARNTDVKKNKKEDATSAISKMPAQRLSGEPVYLSHTEVRKQQGNREKSLMGGKSSEALKRTYPTASNYSPFSSSSARNTDVKKYKMEDATSAIPNMPTQRLFGEPVNFSQTEQIRTLLSKK